The Lycium ferocissimum isolate CSIRO_LF1 chromosome 1, AGI_CSIRO_Lferr_CH_V1, whole genome shotgun sequence genome includes a region encoding these proteins:
- the LOC132058430 gene encoding dolichol-phosphate mannose synthase subunit 2-like: protein MELADRAVGLLLTLTSLSIFTYYTFWVIILPLVDSDHFMHKYFLPQEYAILIPVYAAVALICLLSVFIGYVMLRSKKKKA from the exons ATGGAATTAGCGGACAGAGCTGTTGGGCTGCTTTTAACATTGACTAGTTTGTCCATTTTCACATATTATACCTTCTGGGTCATCATTCTG CCTCTTGTTGACAGCGATCATTTCATGCACAAGTATTTTCTACCACAAGAATACGCGATTCTCATCCCTGTATATGCTGCAGTGGCGCTCATCTGCTTGTTGAGCGTGTTTATCGGATACGTTATGCTCAGGTCCAAGAAGAAGAAGGCGTGA